TCCAGTGCTGCTTGGATGTCCCCTCCAGTCGCCTGCAAGGCTCTCAGGATAAGTTCCTCATCCTGGATCCCCATGGCCCGCAGCTGCTGTAGCTGTGACTGCCACTGGCTCTGTGAACACAAACCAACACCTGAATCACACCACACACGGCTCTGGCTGTATGAAGGTCTTCACTCCAGAGTGAAATCTGGATCGCTGTTAATGTTACAAGACTAGTACCACATGTCTCAGAAGGTTCATTTAGGGAAACAAAAGTGTGTCATTCCTTGTGTAACTTTCACAACAGCTAATGGACCTTTGGTataataccttgataaatctggcccCAAGTTTCTTAAGAACACAGAAAAATGTACAAATGAGAGGAGCCCATCTTTGCTCCTCCGGGTCCTAGTAGCTCAcagatctcaaaactttgtcaagttgggtcttaaagtatCCAtgattcagcttcaacaacatgactaggcaacccAGTCCATGCcttcaccgctctctgtgtgaagaagaggcTCCTTCCCACTGACAAAGTCTatttccacttaatttccaactgtgtcctctggtccaggTTTCTGTGTTGAGCTTCTCTACTATACTTTTTACTAGCATTGGTGGAATTATAGCACTATTATAATACCAACACATCCGAGTGAAATACCAGAATCTGGTACAAAAGTATTTTCTGCAAGCGACAGAAAATCTAAAAGAGAGATACACTGGACACTATCAAGAACACCACCAAATCTGAACAAAAATCAATTTCTCTCACAATAGTCACTAAATAACTATTACAAAAATATCCACCAAATACTATAATAGTACAATAATATAACTTCATCCATAACTGAATGCTCAGaatcagaattctaaggtaaaactaagtcaagtaaaaacaaaactgggAAAACAAACAAGTTAACCCCTAAGGGTTTTGGCCTTCtgaatctgaaaaaaaatgtcaatCCCTCTGCTTTTAACGGAATGACTTTAAAAGGAATACAGTTGAGTGCAGAAGCAAACAGCAAAAGCTATTCTGCAATCTTAAGAAAGACATGAATAGTCAGGTGAGGACTGTTGAAATGGGAGAATGATAATAAGCAGAAGAGACTCTCAATCAGAATGACCTGCATGCCAAATAAAAGGAGAACACCTCTGTGGGGTTTTCTACATTATTGGGCCTCCTTGGTGCATTCTTGCAAACCCACAAGGTACAGActctgtatgtgtttgtgtccATCAACAGAACACACAGGTGATGATATCCTCACTGCCATTTTACTCATCTAAATCCACAGGCAAAACTGTGTGAAAGAAATTGGTCTCTCTGTTTCTCCCTGCAAAGGTTAAATAATGGGTGGACACACACTTACTTGCAGAGATGAAAGGCTGGACACCTGTATTGCCTGCTGTAGTGCCTGGGTGAAGATATCATTGGTGATGGGGGTTCCAGCTGGCATTCCTGAGGATCCCATCACTGGGGATGCTCCGGATGAGGTGCCCTGAAGAAAAgagatattacaatatatatatatatatatatatatatatatatatatatatatatatatatattatatatatatatatataacaattcgGTTTGTGTATAGACAAGTGCAACACTCTCTAGATCCGTTTTTCAATTGTAACTGTCTCATAAATAAGGCTGTTTAGTTCAATATTGCTCTGTAATTAAAACATGACctgaatgtatttctttaaaataggTTTCAATATCTGTATTATAAAATGATATGTCATGGACAACTGTGGTATTTCAAATCATCACCCTATCAAAATTACCATGGCAACCCTAGCTGGCATCACCATCACTGCTGCGTCAAGATGCCTTGATCTCTTATTCAGGTACCTGGTTGCCTGTGGTTGGAGTGACTGCACTGCTCTCTGGTGTGCTGGCCAGGGCGAGGGCAGTGGCCAGCTCACTCTGTGTGATTGGTCGAGGGCCGACAGCCCCGCTGTAGCCCAGAGTAGCTGGCCGTGAGCCAGTGGCTCCTCGGCTGGTAGAGGGGGTGGTACGGCTGCCCTGTCAAAACAAATAAGTGCAGAACAATCTCAGAACAATTTGATAAGCAGTttgatttttaaaaccatttgtaCAGGCACTACAATACTACAATGAAACTGGAGATTTTGAGAGAAAAAGAAGCAAAggcttataaataaataaaataagaaatctTTCAAATCGCCAAACAAGAGTAAGCAGATTCAAAGGACTGGCAATTCTCAGCTGAGCTTCCAGTTTCATATGCAATCCTGCTCCTTAGTTTTGTCTTTAGCAGATTCTATACCTACACAAACTGCTTGCTTCTGTCTGTCTATGCGTGCTCACTTTTTGCCTGCACTAAAGTGCACATGTTTATCGTCTTAAACGAACATGCCCAAAAAAAGGGTTTATCACAGTGATGAATTAATAGGTAATCAATTACAGTTATTTTTCAATTATTGGAACTTGTCTCTCCCTGATTAGGCACAGAGTAGTCGAGTGTCATACAGCAGTAAGCTACAGAATTTACTGCACTTGCTTTTGAATGTTTGGCACTTATTACATGAAGCTGCACACAAAGACTGGAGGAGGACGCATCCTCATCTCCACAGCTCACAAGAAATTCTTACCTGTTGAAAatcttcttcatcatctgaaagtCCCTCAAATAGAAAGCCTCCTACATTCAAGAAAAACATACGATCTTATTGTCCAGAGGCAAGTTTCTGTATACCAATATGATGCTGGGAGCAGAATATACAACAGATATATAGCAGAGATGGCAACTTTTGAAAGGAGAAATTAGTAGCATGTGCCAAGTGTAGCGAGGcggccattttttatttatttatttatttatttaaggccAGTGGCTGCTAGCCCCTGAAATGAAAAGGTTCCAAGGCTCTGGCAAGTCAATTACCTCTTCTTTGCTTTTCAATATACAActttggtaattgtaaacacacggcatttagaaatttaaaaaaaaaccaataaaatacttcaacactgatttttttttatttggaattctatttattctggatttaaatattagtaatgaaATGTTTTAGGATCTCGTAAGTGCtgtcaaacctggactgaaatattcaacctcaaaactgtataaaaataactatcaaaataacaacacctcaagaaagatttaacaatgttttttatttaaattgttacgactctgcaactatcaaaacacaaaatgctgtgaAGTATCCAATAATTAAAGGGGAGTGTCAGACTGtgcttattgctggtgtttcttcgTACCTATGTGAGTGATACAGTCGTGACACTCGCCATGTTTCAGAGAAGTCTGTCCATCAGTATTCACAGTAGACATGAGATTGAGACACTCAACTTCTTTTAATGAAAgaccattctgtggtaaattcctctcTATCTTTTAGATGGAGGAGAGTGACATTTTTTGCTTGATTTgtgattcctattttaataactgataatAAGCAAGCAAGTAAACGTGCGATTGATAACAATAGCAAGGCGACATTTGCACAGCtgtttctgaaggacccctaaacCAGTTACTAAGCAACTCGGCtcagagcttttagtatgtcagttaaaacgccacaataaactgtcagtgaaataaaGTATTAAGAACAACTcgttcattaaaaaaattaaacatgaaaACACATGTGGTATTGAAATAAATTTTCATAAACATTCAGGACAtatccatcatgtatttatttaataaaaatcgtaATATTATAACCCTTTGACGTACGGCCAAATCAGTTGGCATCTCTGAAATAGTTACCTTCACTTTGTTTTGTCTTTCTTTGTCTCGCTAGAACAGCATTTTGTGTGTGTCAAATAAAAGCTTTagcctgttttatatatatttttaacacacAAAGAAAGACTGTTTTACTATACATCTAAAAAGCATTTGCATATAATTGTGTATTAAGATTCCTACGATTTTACTTGTGACGTCTTTAAATGTAACAAAGACCTCCTATCcttgttttaaactaaaattaTATAGTTCCATTAGAGTGATACTTGTTTGTATTGTATATTTCAAATCAGGCATCTGATTTAATAGTACCATACTAGTGTATTGTGCGCAAACGTCTCTTCTGAAGTTAAGTGAgtgtaaaataacttttttgcACACGCAAGCTTTGCCTGTTTTGTTGAACAGCATTAGCctttaggacttttttttttgcagttatttTGTGTGCATTCATTTTTACTGAGCACTTTTTTCCATCATACATAACAAAAGTAATATATCTGAGTGTcttgctgttttaattttttcttgtttttagttatttttgtttgaGTCATAAACACTTTAGCCTGCTATTCTATTTTATGCACAGAAAGAAAAACTACTGAAAACACACATTTGCTATACCATGTGCTTCTTTTATAACTGCACATTCAAGACCTATTTAGCTAATGCGAGTACAAAGCAGGTAAGGTTTAGGAACTATTGTATTAACTATGATCACTAAGTTGATCTCTTCTGGGATATAATGGGAAAGTTTGAAAAATCACATAATCCAATTTTGAGCAGCAGCTGTGGTATTATGAAGCTTAGTAAACAGATCACCATCACAGAATAGGTTGAAATTATGAATGCTTGTCCATCAGTCCATCATGCTACAATCCCCAAACTCAGAGTTTCCTAGCTGTAGTCACTACACCCTGCCTTTCCCCTCACATGCTGTACAGTAAGACCCCTGACAGACAAGGGGCACTGTGGTCTTTAGGACTCACCTGGCATGTCGCTGTAAGAGCTGGAAGAGACATTGCGGGAGGTGCTGGCGCTCTGTGTAGCTGGGGCATTGCTGGCCACCGAGTGCAGGACCAGGATGATGGCGTTGACCAGGGCTGGGTGAGACACAGTCAGCCTGTAAAGAGAAGACAAAGACTAAAAGGTTGAGCCGCCAGGGAGTCGAGACGGTGCAGTAATGTTCAAGATATCTTTCAGACATTGAGATAAAGATGCATCTATGGTAAGCTGTGCAGTTCCACTCATATCTTAacctagttttctttttttccccagaacTCATAATTAAATCTCTGCAGAGTTGGGACCTTTTAGAACAGCAAAAAGACTACAGTTTGCTGATGGAAAAAGAATTTCAGAAAACAGAACATTATGCGTTGGTCATGTCCAGCCATCAGGCATTCCCCATAAGTATCAAATAGATAGCATTTAGGagaccactgcacttgtgggacttCACCAAATTGTTTTAGTTATTAAGTGGTTGTAATGGgataaaacaggcaacaaatgccctaTCCCCCaccacaggttttatttttttggttggcCAGGTAAAAGTGTGACATGGTTTTATGGGCATAGGATATACCAGATAGCCCCAGAGAAGGGTGCAGTGTAGCTACAGTATGATCAGGGTAAGGAACCTACACACACTGTCTTCAAAGGGGAATGATCTTCCAGTATGATAAGGGTAAGGAACCTACACACACTGTCTTCAAAGGGGAAAGGATCTTCCAGTATGATCAGGGTAAGGAACCTACACACACTGTCTTCAAAGGGGAAAGGATCTTCCAGTATGATCAGGGTAAGGAACCTACACACACTGTCTTCAAAGGGGAATGATCTTCCAGTATGATCAGGGTAAGGAACCTACACACACTGTCTTCAAAGGGGAAGGATCTTTGTGAGAGGTTTCACACTTACGTATCCAGCATATTGGGATCTGTAAACAAGACAAACAGATCTTTGTCTTGCAGCACCCCTAGAAAGATTGAAAGAAAGTCAAGTCAAATTGTAGCAGCTGCTCTTCTAGATGCCTCccatagttttatatttaaaataggcTAGATCCAGTACCATCTTGTTTTTCTGGCAACACACTTACAttacactagatggtgctagcGCATACTCATGTAAAGACACTTTACAAAGCCTCCTTTGCcagatttataaaacaaaacaaaacaaaaaattgaatacaagaatcactcagaatgactgcaaacagaGGAAACAATATAAGTTGAAGCTATTTATAAATCGACTGCATGGCATGTATTCTCAATTTCTCCTATCTTCCCATGAACAAAGCTCATGTGAACATGCAACTTGTATTTGGAAAAACCCTACCATGGGTGAGGATAGGATTTCCTGTGCAAACTGGGAATCTGGACAAAACTAATCGATTTTTGCCTTAAACATAGTCTAGTCTCCAGCACTGGCAGGTCTTTGTATGTACTTGCCTAAAGCCACTGGATCACTGCTAAGGCCTGGAGTGGCCACGATGATCTGATCCAAAGATTCCTTATTATTCAACATCTTAAACACCTGGATAAGAGAAAACAAGAGACGATCAGATTGTATTTAAGACCGGGAAATATCACTGGTCCGTACACCAACACCACTAGTGTGTGTGAAGGTTACACAACACAACGAATTAAATCTCCAACAAATTTGAATGCAGCCTGAATCAAGGCTGAGAGGATTTGTCACATGTTACTATTGAATGCTTTGTGCAGATTTCATATTTGCCAGTTCTAAAGGCAGTTCAAAATATACACTATCTTcactttttcttttgtattattgCCCCTACTATCACCAATGGGAGAATACCACTATATTGGTATACcgatacacaaataaatacaccATTTTAACAATAGCAAGTACTTGCTGTTTTGCGTAGTTGCTCTTGTAATTGCTATGTTTGGTGCCTTCAACACAATCTGAAATCTTTGTGTAAAGCCAGTTTATGATATTAATGTTGTGAAAGGCTAAATTGGAATCCCTCTCATATCTAAATAGCAATAGAGTTGCATTTCTTCCactaaaataaatcaacaatactaaactgccaaaaaaaaaaggtactatCAAAACATAATTGTCCGAGAGACCAGAAAGTACCTATTGGCAAAAGAACCAGGTGTCCTTATGTGTTGAAcccatattcatttttttaagtcaGGAGGTGAAGTAAATGTTTTAATGATGCTAGGGGAGAATGGATTCCTACATTTTAAAGATGCACATTCAGAGATACACTTTAAACCTGCTCTGATTCAGCTGTGTGAGATGTTCCAGAGATGAATGGTGCCTGTGTAGTGTACAGGTGGCATCTTCCTTACCGAGTCTCTGTAAGAAGAGCTGCTGTGCAGAGCTGCCTGAAGCACCCGGAACTCTCTTGCAGCTGTAGCCTTGTCCACGCGCTCTGTGAAGGACAAAATACAACACAGACATGTAAAGCACagaacaggaacacacacacgcCAGAAAAACTAGCAAGCCTTTAGTCAATTTCTTCATAATCTTACTTAATAAGACCTTATAGATTTACATGTAAATCAATGTTCAACTGTTCAAACCCATGTAATTTTGCTAATAGGAGCAATCAATTAGTACGTCTAATCTTAATATTCCAATACTGGGTTGCTccttacctctgtgtgtgtgtgtattattttaaagGCAATGTCAGACAGTAGTTTAAAAGTTTTCAGGTGATAATGAATGACCTAGAAATCCAACTGGCATCCTAGCAATGACGCTCTGTCCTTTCTCCATCAGCATGTTCAATCTTTGACTTTCTTCTGTTGCCACATGAAGCAGGTTAAAAAGGACACCATCCAGATCTCTTACATCTCAACACATTCAATTAGGGGTTTTTGGCCAAGAAAAAACCTAAAGAACAGCATGATACTTTCAACATGACCTTTAAATGCAACAACTGTACAGTATGCATAATATGTATATCTTTAGCTGAATCTATTCGCAAAGTATTTGGTCTTTAAAACGTGCGGATAATACTCTCAACAGTGAATGTGAACCTCCACTCTACCCACCTGGTTTAACCTCTGGCTCTGGCCAGGATTTCTTTAGGATGTGGATCGTTGATCCTGGCTGAATCCCATAATAATCTAAGCTCTGTTCATCCTTCAGCCTCCTTCCACAATACACCAGCTCTGCAATGCACAAATCCAGAGGTCAAGGCAAGCAAGGTCTTCATAAGGGAACTAGAGGTATGACAACTTGCTTTAAAGCGTCACAGTCCCTGAATGGTTAACCTGGAAAAGCCAGGCTGTGGGAGTGCAGGGTTGCATGCTGGATGTGTGAAGTCATCTGTCTTCTCAGGGGATTCCtgagggagcattgcattgtttttcactcaTTGCGCTACAGCGGATCATACTGTCCAGGCACCTGCTGAGCTCAAGTGCACACCtgctgggctggcctttgtcctccactTGTTGGGCTTTGTAAGGCAGCACGTCTACAATCAACGCTGTAGTGAGTTTAGCGCTGCATAAGGGAATGGGATGACATCATAGCTTTTAGTTGAAAAGGTTGACCATCTGAATCAAGCACACCTTGGACTCTGACATTCATTAGGTTAGTGAAATGGAAATAGTAGCTTCAGGGACACATACATGTAGCACCAACATGTGTTTGATTTTCTCTGAAAGAAACAGTAAAGACTTACAATGCTGTATAGAGTTGAACTAGAAGTACTGTCAGTCAGTCTTACTGAGCTACTGTGGGCTAAAGGGGGCACTGTGTGTTCCCAAATCACATACAGTTGCATTAAGTGTTTAAAAAAGGCAGCACTAAATTGAGTAACAGGTCAGTCATGTCCAGCACAGACAACATGCTGGAACAGTGAAAAGCCTTCTACACTTATATTACTGGACTTAAATCTCACattagccctgcacccagtcctgggtttaagAACTTCCCCATATTACATAAACGTTCAGGCGCAGagagtttgatgttaaataaatggttCCTCCCTTATACTGCATTAACAATTCCAAATAATAAACCCACAGACTTCAGACTTATTTATCAGTGTATAGTAGATTTACCAGGGGCCtgactgttcaaactcctggcacctggtaATATACCAAAACAAAGGGAGCTCTGAAACTCAGGACTGGATGTTGGGCGAAGGAGAATTTCAATAAATGCTATTATACCAGGAAGAGCAAAGCTGCACATACTTCTTTAAGAATTAATATTCAGGAAAATGCCACATATCCCTTGCACTGATAATACTCTGATCTGTGTTTACAACATCCTGTCAAGAATGAATGCCATGTCTGCAGCAGTGttcttgaaacttggctaggCAACCCAACATGTTGTAAGGAGGAAACCAGCAACACTTTAAACACTGTTCTGTTGTAGACCCTGCCAGTCCTATTTACCAATGAGCTCTGGGTCAGGTACCGTGTCCGGCAGCTGAGCTGCAATGAGCTGCTTTAGCGTGGCGATCCGGTAACCCCCAGGAGCCATCTCTCCAGGGTCCGTCTCAGGAAGGTGCAGCAATGACTTTGCTGCCAAGGGCTGGTCTGCCAGCTTCAATGCAAGACGCCATTCAGATACCGACATTCTCTAATGGGAAGAAACAGAGAATGGATACAGGCCTTTAGTGTGCTGTTACATCATGGACTGTTTAAAGAAACACTTTAGTTTATAACTTTTAGTAGACTAGAAAGCTAACCGTGATCTGCTGATACGTCTGAATATGTGTCATCGGCAGgtttttgtattgcattgcaatCACATACTGACATTGGTCTTATTGTAATCATTAAGAGCATACATACAAACTTAAAGATGTAGGCATTTCTGGTTCTGATACTGTCAAGAACTGAATCCTTACCAAGTTTCTGTGATATACAGAGTAGGGCTCCACTATATGATCCCCAAAAGTCATGATCAACCATTCATTTTATCTACATCAAAAGGCACCGaactaaatataaaata
The DNA window shown above is from Acipenser ruthenus chromosome 24, fAciRut3.2 maternal haplotype, whole genome shotgun sequence and carries:
- the LOC117429140 gene encoding ubiquitin-like protein 7 isoform X2, producing the protein MSVSEWRLALKLADQPLAAKSLLHLPETDPGEMAPGGYRIATLKQLIAAQLPDTVPDPELIELVYCGRRLKDEQSLDYYGIQPGSTIHILKKSWPEPEVKPERVDKATAAREFRVLQAALHSSSSYRDSVFKMLNNKESLDQIIVATPGLSSDPVALGVLQDKDLFVLFTDPNMLDTLTVSHPALVNAIILVLHSVASNAPATQSASTSRNVSSSSYSDMPGGFLFEGLSDDEEDFQQGSRTTPSTSRGATGSRPATLGYSGAVGPRPITQSELATALALASTPESSAVTPTTGNQGTSSGASPVMGSSGMPAGTPITNDIFTQALQQAIQVSSLSSLQSQWQSQLQQLRAMGIQDEELILRALQATGGDIQAALELIFARGAP
- the LOC117429140 gene encoding ubiquitin-like protein 7 isoform X1 — translated: MPLFRMSVSEWRLALKLADQPLAAKSLLHLPETDPGEMAPGGYRIATLKQLIAAQLPDTVPDPELIELVYCGRRLKDEQSLDYYGIQPGSTIHILKKSWPEPEVKPERVDKATAAREFRVLQAALHSSSSYRDSVFKMLNNKESLDQIIVATPGLSSDPVALGVLQDKDLFVLFTDPNMLDTLTVSHPALVNAIILVLHSVASNAPATQSASTSRNVSSSSYSDMPGGFLFEGLSDDEEDFQQGSRTTPSTSRGATGSRPATLGYSGAVGPRPITQSELATALALASTPESSAVTPTTGNQGTSSGASPVMGSSGMPAGTPITNDIFTQALQQAIQVSSLSSLQSQWQSQLQQLRAMGIQDEELILRALQATGGDIQAALELIFARGAP